The genomic stretch CTACTGGCCTGGTTAAGAAAGGTCAGGTTTGCCGAGCTGTTGTTGTAAGGACCAGCCATCCAATCAGGAGGGCTGATGGAACTCATTTAAGGTTTGATGATAATGCCGCCGTAATTGTTGATGATGCCTTGAATCCTATTGGATCAAGAATCTTTGGTCCGGTTGCGCGTGAACTGCGAGACAAGAATTTTATGAAGATTATATCGCTGGCGCCGGAAGTGATATAGCGATTGGATAGAGTTAAAGGAAATCGAAATTGAGTATTAAAAGAATAAGAAAGAATGACATTGTGATTGCCGTGTCAGGATCAATTGCAGGGAAGTCCGGGAAAGTTATGCACATATTTTCGGACGGTGATCGCGCAATTGTTGAAGGTGTAAACATGGTGAAAAAATGTCTGCGTAAATCTCAGGATCATCCTCAGGGTGGAATAAGCGAGAAGGAGGCTTCGATACCGTTGTCAAGGTTGATGCTTCTTTGCCCGACCTGTAAGAAGGGTGTGCGAACTGGCAGGGTTAAACACAATGAACAGATGTTGAGAAAGTGCAAACGATGTGCGCACTTGTTTGAGGGTTCAGTCAAATGATGCCGCGATTAAAGCAGAAATATGCCAGTGAAGTGGTTCCTATGCTCA from bacterium encodes the following:
- a CDS encoding uL14 family ribosomal protein; this translates as TGLVKKGQVCRAVVVRTSHPIRRADGTHLRFDDNAAVIVDDALNPIGSRIFGPVARELRDKNFMKIISLAPEVI